A genomic window from Flavobacteriales bacterium includes:
- the accC gene encoding acetyl-CoA carboxylase biotin carboxylase subunit, with the protein MKKILIANRGEIALRVMRSAKEMGIQTVAIYSEADRMSPHVRYADEAVCVGPPPSAESYLNVEKIIEVCKQLNVDAIHPGYGFLSENADFARRLVKENITLIGPSAEAMEMMGDKLKAKATVKQFNVPMVPGTDEKITDVEEAKSIAEGIGYPILIKAAAGGGGKGMRVVEQATDFEEQMKLAVSEAISSFGDGSVFIERYVGSPRHIEIQILADTHGNVVHLFERECSIQRRHQKVIEEAPSAVLTAEIREAMGQCAVNVAKSCNYVGAGTVEFLLDENKDFYFLEMNTRLQVEHPVTEMITAVDLVKEQIKIARGEKLSFSQEDLSIQGHSLEVRVYAEDPMNNFAPDIGTLKRYTLPDSVGVRVDNGFDEGMEIPIYYDSMLSKLITYGKDREEAISRMKRAIQDYTIAGVKTTLPFALFVMDNEHFISGNFDTHFVKTHFTVPTVLDNSNEEEAQIAALLAQYLHTENTSITSVEAQSENVSNWKKNRR; encoded by the coding sequence ATGAAAAAAATATTAATTGCTAACAGAGGAGAAATTGCATTAAGAGTAATGCGTTCTGCCAAAGAAATGGGAATACAAACTGTGGCTATATATTCAGAAGCTGACCGTATGTCACCCCATGTAAGATATGCCGATGAAGCCGTTTGTGTAGGACCTCCACCATCAGCGGAGTCTTACCTCAATGTTGAAAAAATCATAGAAGTATGCAAACAGTTAAATGTAGATGCTATACATCCCGGTTATGGTTTCCTTTCCGAAAATGCTGATTTTGCTAGAAGATTAGTTAAGGAAAATATTACACTTATTGGTCCTTCTGCTGAAGCTATGGAAATGATGGGCGATAAGCTAAAAGCCAAAGCCACCGTTAAGCAATTTAATGTGCCTATGGTTCCTGGTACAGATGAAAAAATTACAGATGTTGAAGAAGCCAAATCTATTGCTGAAGGAATAGGTTATCCTATACTCATCAAAGCTGCAGCAGGCGGTGGTGGTAAAGGAATGCGCGTCGTGGAGCAAGCCACAGATTTTGAAGAACAAATGAAATTGGCAGTGAGTGAAGCCATATCCTCTTTTGGTGACGGTTCGGTCTTCATTGAACGTTATGTAGGTTCGCCTCGACATATAGAAATACAAATATTAGCTGATACTCATGGCAATGTGGTGCATCTCTTTGAAAGAGAATGTTCCATACAACGCCGTCATCAGAAAGTTATTGAAGAAGCTCCTTCTGCGGTACTTACTGCCGAAATAAGAGAAGCAATGGGCCAATGTGCGGTTAATGTTGCTAAGTCCTGTAATTATGTGGGTGCAGGTACGGTTGAGTTTTTACTGGATGAAAATAAGGATTTCTACTTCTTAGAAATGAATACTCGTCTGCAAGTAGAACACCCTGTTACAGAAATGATAACCGCTGTTGACTTGGTTAAAGAACAAATAAAAATTGCAAGAGGAGAAAAGCTTTCATTTTCTCAAGAAGATTTGTCTATTCAAGGTCATTCATTAGAGGTTCGAGTATATGCCGAAGACCCTATGAATAATTTTGCTCCTGATATTGGTACTTTAAAACGTTACACTTTACCAGACAGCGTTGGTGTGCGTGTAGATAATGGTTTTGATGAAGGTATGGAAATACCCATTTATTACGATTCTATGTTATCTAAACTTATTACTTACGGCAAAGATAGGGAAGAGGCTATTTCTAGAATGAAACGAGCTATTCAAGATTATACTATTGCTGGTGTTAAAACCACCTTGCCATTCGCTTTATTTGTAATGGATAACGAGCATTTTATCAGTGGTAATTTTGATACTCATTTCGTTAAGACTCACTTTACAGTCCCTACAGTTTTGGATAATTCTAATGAAGAAGAAGCCCAAATTGCCGCATTATTAGCTCAATATTTGCATACAGAAAATACGTCTATTACTAGCGTAGAGGCACAATCTGAAAATGTAAGTAACTGGAAGAAAAACAGAAGATAA
- a CDS encoding sugar transferase, giving the protein MKNNLLHTLKYIGLDILSASLAWLLFMCYRVVYLDKLVIEFRLDYAINLLIISICWIVFYAVVGNYNDIYRKSRLKEITQIFLVTLIGVTIIFFAVLLDDFIVNYKQYYSSFIALFCFHFIITSSFRFLLTTRTAFRIHNKIIGFNTLIIGSNEKARILFNDLENEEKSSGHILLGYLNVDDKRTHLLKEHLPHLGNFESAKKIIKEKEVEDIIIAIESSEHDKIERILNELENTDVYVKIIPDMYDILSGSVKMNSILGTPLIEIKHKLLPQWEFIVKRIFDYLFSLIAIVLFSPILLLTAIAVKLSSSGSIIYKQERVGQFGKKFNIYKFRSMYEDAEKDGPKLSSKTDSRVTAWGRIMRKIRLDETPQFFNVLFGHMSFVGPRPERDFFANQLIKKAPHYKHIYRVKPGITSWGMVKFGYAENTDEMLERLKYDILYIENMSLLIDLKIMIHTILIILQGRGK; this is encoded by the coding sequence ATGAAGAATAACCTTTTACACACTCTTAAATATATTGGCCTAGATATTCTCAGTGCTTCTCTAGCATGGCTGTTATTTATGTGTTATCGAGTAGTCTATTTAGATAAGTTAGTCATTGAATTCAGATTAGATTATGCTATCAACTTATTAATCATTAGCATCTGCTGGATTGTTTTCTACGCTGTTGTAGGTAATTACAACGATATTTATCGCAAGTCAAGACTTAAGGAAATAACACAGATATTTTTAGTCACTCTTATTGGGGTTACAATCATTTTCTTTGCTGTACTTCTGGACGACTTCATAGTCAACTACAAACAATACTATTCATCATTTATAGCCTTATTCTGTTTTCATTTTATCATAACTTCTTCATTTAGATTTCTTCTAACCACACGTACAGCATTCAGAATTCATAATAAGATTATTGGTTTTAACACACTCATTATAGGTAGTAACGAAAAAGCCAGAATTCTTTTTAATGATTTGGAAAATGAAGAAAAGTCAAGTGGTCATATCCTTTTAGGTTATCTTAATGTAGATGATAAGAGAACTCATTTGTTAAAAGAACACCTTCCTCATCTTGGTAATTTTGAAAGTGCTAAAAAAATAATAAAGGAAAAGGAAGTCGAAGATATAATAATAGCTATTGAATCTTCAGAGCACGATAAAATAGAACGCATCTTAAATGAACTAGAAAATACCGATGTATATGTCAAAATTATTCCTGATATGTATGATATCCTTTCTGGAAGCGTAAAGATGAACTCTATACTTGGAACGCCATTAATAGAAATAAAGCATAAGCTATTGCCACAATGGGAGTTTATTGTTAAGCGGATTTTTGATTATCTATTTTCATTGATAGCAATCGTTTTATTTTCACCCATATTACTATTAACAGCAATTGCTGTAAAATTAAGCTCTTCAGGTTCCATTATCTATAAACAAGAAAGAGTAGGTCAATTTGGTAAGAAATTCAATATCTATAAGTTTAGATCTATGTATGAAGATGCTGAAAAAGATGGACCTAAACTTTCCAGTAAAACCGATTCAAGAGTAACAGCATGGGGACGTATAATGAGAAAAATTCGTCTAGATGAAACACCTCAGTTTTTTAATGTTTTATTTGGACATATGAGTTTTGTTGGCCCTCGACCAGAGCGTGATTTTTTTGCTAATCAACTTATTAAAAAAGCACCGCACTACAAACACATTTATAGGGTAAAACCAGGAATTACATCTTGGGGAATGGTGAAATTTGGCTATGCTGAAAATACAGATGAAATGCTCGAAAGATTGAAGTATGATATCTTATATATTGAAAACATGTCATTACTTATTGATCTTAAAATAATGATTCACACCATACTTATCATCCTACAAGGTAGAGGAAAGTAG
- a CDS encoding Gfo/Idh/MocA family oxidoreductase — MLKIGVIGAGHLGKIHLKILLELKDTYEVVGFYDTDRENAKIVNRSFRVKSFKSIEQLIEASDIIDIVSPTVSHFDCASLAIKSNKHVFIEKPITQTVLEAETLMKLSREAGVKVQVGHVERFNSAYISAKEFVSKPLFIESHRLAEFNPRGTDVPVVLDLMIHDLDIILKLVNSPVKSVQASGVSVISDTPDIANARIEFNNGCVCNLTASRMSLKNMRKTRVFQKDAYISINYLEKKTEVIKLKNIKPSEDIDPLAIVLDLGKGKRKKQIYFENPEIEDNNAIKDEFISFANSINEDIEPQVSITDGLRALELAESILDKMKLSHQLI; from the coding sequence ATGCTGAAAATAGGAGTTATTGGCGCAGGTCACTTAGGAAAAATACACCTTAAAATACTTTTGGAGTTGAAAGATACTTATGAAGTGGTTGGGTTTTATGACACCGACAGAGAAAATGCAAAAATAGTTAATCGATCGTTTCGTGTTAAATCCTTTAAATCAATTGAGCAATTGATAGAAGCATCTGACATCATAGACATTGTATCTCCTACTGTTTCTCATTTCGATTGTGCCAGCTTAGCTATAAAGTCAAACAAACATGTCTTCATAGAAAAACCCATTACTCAAACTGTCTTAGAGGCAGAAACACTTATGAAGCTATCCAGAGAAGCAGGTGTTAAAGTACAAGTGGGGCATGTAGAACGTTTTAACTCAGCCTACATATCTGCAAAAGAATTTGTTTCAAAGCCCCTATTTATAGAGTCGCATAGGTTAGCAGAGTTCAACCCACGAGGAACCGATGTGCCAGTGGTTTTGGATTTGATGATTCATGATTTAGACATTATTTTAAAATTGGTCAATTCTCCTGTTAAAAGTGTACAAGCATCAGGCGTTTCAGTAATAAGTGATACTCCAGACATTGCAAATGCTAGAATAGAATTTAATAATGGGTGTGTATGTAACCTTACTGCAAGTAGAATGTCGCTAAAGAATATGCGTAAAACACGTGTTTTTCAAAAAGACGCTTACATATCAATAAATTATCTAGAGAAGAAAACCGAAGTCATTAAACTGAAAAATATAAAACCGTCCGAAGACATTGACCCATTAGCAATAGTCCTAGACTTAGGTAAAGGGAAAAGAAAAAAACAAATCTATTTTGAAAACCCCGAAATAGAAGACAACAATGCCATCAAAGATGAATTCATCAGCTTTGCAAATTCTATCAATGAAGATATTGAGCCTCAAGTATCTATAACAGATGGACTAAGGGCTTTAGAATTAGCCGAATCTATACTTGATAAGATGAAATTAAGCCATCAGTTAATATAA
- a CDS encoding protein-L-isoaspartate(D-aspartate) O-methyltransferase, whose protein sequence is MNDNFRHQGLRLKLVDVLREKGINDQKVLTAISKIPRHSFIDKAFLEFAYQDKAFPIGSGQTISHPYTVAYQTELLEVKPYEKVLEVGTGSGYQTAVLLELKAQVFSIERQKELYRKTKDFLPKLGYQAMFFYGDGYKGLEKFAPFDKIIVTAGAPFIPEDLVAQLKVGGRMVIPVGGADTQKMILIVKKSEKDIEQTVLGDFSFVPLLRKKSQ, encoded by the coding sequence ATGAATGATAATTTTAGACATCAAGGGTTGCGTCTCAAACTGGTGGACGTATTGAGAGAAAAAGGGATAAATGACCAAAAAGTATTGACGGCTATTTCTAAAATTCCTAGACACTCTTTTATAGACAAGGCTTTTCTAGAATTTGCTTATCAGGATAAAGCTTTTCCGATAGGTTCTGGGCAAACTATTTCCCATCCTTATACTGTTGCATATCAGACTGAATTATTGGAGGTTAAGCCTTATGAAAAAGTACTGGAGGTTGGAACTGGTTCTGGCTATCAAACAGCTGTTTTATTAGAGCTAAAGGCACAAGTATTTAGCATAGAAAGGCAAAAAGAATTATATCGAAAAACTAAGGACTTTTTACCCAAGCTAGGCTACCAAGCCATGTTTTTCTATGGCGATGGATATAAAGGTTTAGAGAAGTTTGCTCCTTTTGATAAGATTATCGTTACTGCTGGTGCACCTTTCATTCCTGAAGATTTGGTAGCTCAGTTGAAGGTAGGGGGCAGAATGGTAATCCCTGTTGGTGGTGCCGATACTCAGAAAATGATCTTAATCGTTAAAAAGTCCGAAAAGGATATAGAACAAACGGTATTAGGTGATTTTTCATTTGTGCCCTTATTACGTAAAAAGAGCCAATAG
- a CDS encoding 3-hydroxybutyryl-CoA dehydrogenase: MKHIGVIGAGTMGNGIAHVFAQSGYSVRLIDLSESALEKAMATISKNLDRMVAKEKISEADKINTLNNIQTFTDISSAVKGLDLVVEAATENMDIKLKIFSQLDELCDEHTILGSNTSSISITKIASATQRPDKVIGMHFMNPVPVMKLVEVIRGYATSDQVTNTIMEVSKSLGKSPVEVNDYPGFVANRILMPMINEAIITLHEGVAGVEEIDTVMMLGMAHPMGPLHLADFIGLDVCLSILEVMHEGFGNPKYAPCPLLVNMVTAGKLGVKSGEGFYDYSEGPRNKKLSAQFVR, translated from the coding sequence ATGAAACATATTGGAGTTATTGGTGCTGGAACAATGGGTAATGGTATTGCTCATGTATTTGCGCAAAGTGGTTATAGTGTTCGTCTGATAGATTTGTCCGAATCTGCTCTAGAAAAAGCTATGGCTACTATTTCTAAAAACCTAGATAGAATGGTGGCCAAAGAGAAAATTTCAGAAGCCGATAAAATCAATACCTTGAATAATATACAAACGTTTACAGATATATCTTCTGCTGTTAAAGGATTGGATTTGGTGGTAGAAGCAGCTACCGAGAATATGGATATTAAGCTTAAGATATTCTCTCAACTGGATGAGCTATGCGATGAGCATACTATACTAGGTTCAAATACATCTTCTATATCCATTACTAAAATTGCATCTGCAACACAACGTCCTGATAAGGTTATAGGTATGCACTTTATGAATCCTGTGCCAGTTATGAAATTGGTAGAAGTTATACGTGGTTATGCTACATCGGATCAAGTGACCAATACTATTATGGAAGTATCTAAGTCATTGGGTAAGTCACCAGTTGAAGTAAACGATTATCCTGGTTTTGTTGCCAACCGTATTCTAATGCCTATGATTAATGAGGCTATCATTACACTGCACGAAGGAGTAGCAGGAGTAGAAGAAATAGATACCGTAATGATGCTAGGAATGGCTCATCCTATGGGGCCTTTGCATTTGGCTGACTTTATCGGATTAGATGTTTGCTTATCCATATTGGAGGTTATGCACGAAGGCTTTGGCAATCCCAAATATGCGCCTTGTCCATTATTGGTTAATATGGTAACAGCTGGGAAACTAGGAGTTAAATCTGGTGAAGGCTTTTACGATTATTCTGAAGGACCTAGAAACAAAAAGCTATCGGCTCAGTTTGTAAGGTAG
- a CDS encoding DUF4294 domain-containing protein — protein sequence MYYKDNDTLILADIDEVEILHFKNREDARYFKRLQYKTLKVYPYAKLAAEQLDSIQTQLELIPKRRKRKAYIKATEQWVKEDLAPELKKLSRWEGRILSKLIYRETNISTYEIVKDLKGGFYAFFWQGMAKLYDNNLKTPYQPQNVEEDKWIEYILKDAKQKGIIE from the coding sequence ATGTATTACAAAGACAATGACACCCTTATACTAGCAGATATTGACGAAGTAGAAATTTTACATTTCAAAAATCGTGAGGATGCTCGGTATTTCAAACGACTTCAATACAAAACCCTCAAGGTCTATCCTTATGCTAAATTGGCTGCAGAACAATTGGACAGCATACAAACTCAATTAGAACTTATCCCCAAAAGAAGAAAACGCAAAGCCTATATCAAAGCTACAGAACAATGGGTCAAAGAAGATTTAGCACCAGAATTAAAAAAATTATCCCGTTGGGAAGGACGCATACTTTCTAAGCTAATTTACAGAGAAACCAATATCAGCACCTATGAGATAGTTAAAGACTTAAAAGGCGGTTTCTATGCCTTCTTTTGGCAAGGTATGGCGAAACTATACGACAACAATCTTAAAACACCCTACCAACCCCAAAATGTTGAAGAAGATAAATGGATAGAATATATCTTAAAAGATGCTAAACAAAAAGGAATTATTGAATGA
- the rimM gene encoding ribosome maturation factor RimM (Essential for efficient processing of 16S rRNA), whose product MKKEECFFLGIISKKHGYKGDVNIKLDVTPSENFKELNHLFIELNGNLVPFFISSLRFKNNGFIVVKFEDVDNDESANALIGKSTYLPLECLPQEENPLKALLNYTAIDDKHGELGKIIDIQSNNGQDLFVIDYDDKEILIPITEHFISQIDKDKKIVHLITPDGLIDLFL is encoded by the coding sequence ATGAAAAAGGAAGAATGTTTCTTTCTTGGAATAATCAGTAAAAAACACGGTTATAAGGGAGATGTTAATATCAAACTTGATGTTACCCCCTCCGAAAATTTTAAGGAACTAAATCACTTATTCATTGAATTGAATGGTAATTTGGTTCCTTTTTTTATAAGTTCTCTCCGTTTTAAAAATAATGGTTTCATCGTAGTAAAGTTTGAAGATGTAGATAATGATGAAAGCGCAAATGCACTTATCGGCAAATCGACCTATTTGCCTTTAGAGTGCTTACCTCAAGAAGAAAATCCTTTAAAAGCTCTCTTAAATTATACTGCCATAGATGATAAGCATGGTGAATTAGGTAAAATAATAGATATTCAATCCAACAACGGACAAGACTTATTTGTTATAGATTATGATGATAAGGAAATTCTAATTCCTATAACAGAGCATTTTATCAGCCAGATAGATAAGGATAAGAAAATCGTTCATTTGATTACACCTGATGGTCTAATCGACCTATTCCTTTAA
- the dnaE gene encoding DNA polymerase III subunit alpha yields the protein MYLIFDTETTGLPRSWKAPLTDTDNWPRCVQIAWQLHDEMGEIIEHKDFLIRPDGFDIPYEVEKIHGISTKLAANEGHELSDVLDSFSEAVSQAKFIVGQNVGFDVNVWGCEFHRFEKDLEWTTMPVLDTCTEKTALLCQIPGGRGGKFKLPNLTELYSHLFDDTFGEAHNATADVEATTRCFLELLRLGHYSSNDLQQSDNYLSDFQTKNPDSIATLGLKHLNLKAESEKYKTETASETISTDNNVDLSQYPFAHLHNHSQFSVLQSTTKIKAMVDKAASMEMPAVALTDSSNLYGAFHFVDAIHKHPINQEVVEYNKKVDKGEIDSELKKLPLKSIVGCELSICKDHKDHSVKDNGRGVVFLAKNKQGYHNLAKMSSIAFVDGFYYVPRIDKTVVGEYKEGLIALSGGLKGEISDLILSVGEKQAEEALLWWKEQFADDFYIELVRHGLEEEKRVNDTLIRFAKKHQVKVVAANNSHYLSEEDANAHDILLCVKDAELQSTPIGRGRGFRYGFANNQYYFKSSDEMKSLFKDVPEAIINITEIIDKVECYQLKRDVLLPAFDIPEEFVVPEDEADDGKRGENAYLRHLTYEGAKKRYPEITEEIKERLDFELETIAKTGYPGYFLIVQDFTSQARKMGVSVGPGRGSAAGSAVAYCVGITNVDPIKYDLLFERFLNPDRVSLPDIDIDFDDEGRGKIIDWVVNKYGQNQVAQIITYGTMAAKSSLRDTARVLDLPLSEADTLTKKMPDIKLNKLFNFEEKELKEKLNSEQYKMAQDFKELAEGDNLQSKTIQQATILEGSLRNIGVHACGVIITPDDITKFVPVSKAKGADLLVTQFDNSVVESAGMLKMDFLGLKNLTIIKDCCKIIKHIHDVDIDPDEIPLDDELTYQLFQRGETNGIFQFESPGMQKNLKLLKPDKFDDLIAMNALYRPGPMEYIPNFIARKHGKEDIVYDLPEMSGILADTYGITVYQEQVMLLSQELAGFSKGDADVLRKAMGKKIFALLQKLKPKFLDGCKERGHDTEIAEKIWGDWEAFAAYAFNKSHSTCYALIAFQTAYLKAHYPAEYMAAYLTHNMNDIKKVTFYMEECKRMGVKVLGPDVNESFYKFAVNKNGEIRFGLGAIKGVGEGAVETIVNERQENGNYQSVFDLAKRIDLRAANKRAFESLVNAGGFDSFGHKRSTYFYDEGNGTIFLEKIMKYGHKYQENLDSAQVSLFGESSEENLLEPSIPVVEPWNSLELLNKEKEVVGFYISGHPLDDYKLEMESFCNFNISELHDLQSIKGKDIHIAGMVSKIEHRFTKGGKPFGTLSIEDYHDNITFFLFGNDYPDYKAYMTEGWFLYAQCRVQERKWGNGELEMKLVNVELLSEIKEKAKRSVNVSVSIDDLTKDMIDSIISLSEQFPGKHNLKFIVTDFDEGYKVPLRSKKFKINLDEAFILQLKQIPFLEIKIN from the coding sequence GTGTACCTAATTTTTGATACTGAAACTACTGGACTGCCTAGAAGCTGGAAAGCACCTTTGACGGATACAGATAACTGGCCTCGTTGTGTGCAAATTGCATGGCAATTACACGATGAAATGGGTGAAATAATTGAGCATAAGGACTTTTTAATTCGTCCTGATGGCTTTGATATTCCTTATGAAGTTGAAAAAATACATGGTATTTCTACTAAATTAGCGGCAAATGAAGGTCATGAATTGTCTGATGTTTTGGACAGTTTTAGTGAAGCCGTATCTCAAGCCAAATTTATTGTTGGTCAAAACGTAGGTTTTGATGTTAACGTTTGGGGATGTGAGTTTCATCGTTTCGAAAAAGATTTAGAATGGACTACAATGCCTGTTTTAGATACTTGTACCGAAAAGACGGCTCTCCTGTGTCAAATTCCTGGTGGTAGGGGTGGTAAATTTAAACTGCCTAACCTTACTGAGCTTTACAGTCATTTATTTGATGATACTTTTGGAGAAGCCCATAATGCCACTGCCGATGTAGAAGCCACAACACGATGTTTCTTAGAGCTTTTAAGGCTAGGGCATTATTCTAGTAATGACTTACAACAATCAGACAATTATTTATCAGATTTTCAAACTAAGAATCCTGATTCTATAGCCACCCTTGGCTTGAAGCACCTTAATTTAAAAGCTGAAAGTGAAAAGTATAAAACAGAAACAGCCTCCGAAACCATATCGACAGATAATAATGTAGATTTAAGCCAATATCCTTTTGCTCATCTTCATAATCATTCTCAGTTTTCTGTACTTCAATCTACCACAAAGATTAAGGCTATGGTGGACAAAGCTGCATCTATGGAGATGCCTGCTGTAGCTCTAACCGATTCTTCCAATTTATATGGTGCATTTCACTTTGTAGATGCCATTCATAAACACCCTATTAATCAAGAAGTTGTGGAGTACAACAAGAAAGTTGATAAGGGTGAAATTGACTCGGAATTAAAGAAGCTACCCTTGAAAAGCATTGTAGGTTGCGAATTATCGATTTGTAAAGACCATAAAGATCATAGTGTCAAAGACAATGGGAGAGGAGTCGTGTTTTTAGCAAAGAACAAGCAAGGATATCATAACCTAGCCAAGATGAGTTCTATTGCTTTTGTAGATGGCTTTTACTATGTGCCAAGAATTGACAAGACGGTTGTTGGTGAATACAAAGAAGGTTTGATTGCCTTAAGTGGTGGGTTGAAAGGTGAAATTTCTGACCTCATTTTGTCTGTAGGAGAAAAACAAGCGGAGGAGGCTTTGTTATGGTGGAAAGAACAATTTGCAGACGATTTTTATATTGAGTTAGTTCGTCATGGTTTAGAAGAAGAAAAGCGGGTTAATGATACTTTAATAAGGTTTGCTAAAAAGCACCAAGTTAAGGTAGTGGCTGCCAACAATTCACATTATCTGAGCGAAGAAGATGCTAATGCACACGATATTTTATTGTGCGTTAAAGATGCAGAATTACAGTCTACTCCAATCGGTCGAGGTCGAGGGTTTAGATATGGTTTTGCAAACAATCAATATTATTTCAAGTCATCAGATGAGATGAAATCCCTGTTCAAGGATGTTCCCGAAGCGATAATAAATATTACTGAAATAATTGATAAAGTAGAATGCTATCAATTGAAGCGTGATGTTCTACTTCCTGCCTTTGATATTCCCGAAGAATTTGTAGTCCCGGAAGACGAAGCAGATGATGGTAAAAGAGGAGAAAATGCCTACTTGCGACATTTGACTTACGAAGGTGCTAAAAAGAGATACCCTGAAATAACAGAAGAAATAAAAGAACGCCTAGACTTTGAATTAGAAACGATAGCAAAAACAGGCTACCCAGGTTATTTTTTAATTGTTCAAGACTTCACTTCTCAAGCTCGTAAAATGGGTGTTTCGGTTGGACCAGGAAGGGGTTCGGCAGCAGGTTCAGCTGTAGCTTACTGTGTCGGCATTACCAATGTAGATCCTATAAAGTATGACTTACTATTTGAGCGTTTTTTGAATCCTGACAGAGTTTCTCTTCCTGATATTGATATCGATTTTGATGATGAAGGAAGAGGTAAAATCATTGACTGGGTAGTCAATAAATATGGTCAGAATCAAGTAGCTCAAATCATAACTTATGGTACGATGGCCGCCAAGTCTTCCTTGAGAGATACTGCTAGAGTTTTGGATTTGCCACTGTCTGAAGCTGATACGCTTACCAAAAAGATGCCAGACATCAAGCTCAATAAACTATTCAATTTTGAAGAAAAAGAACTCAAAGAGAAACTCAATTCTGAGCAGTATAAGATGGCTCAAGATTTCAAAGAACTAGCTGAAGGTGACAACTTACAATCCAAAACCATTCAACAAGCCACTATCCTTGAAGGTTCATTAAGAAATATTGGTGTTCACGCTTGTGGTGTTATCATTACGCCAGATGACATTACCAAATTTGTACCAGTCAGTAAAGCCAAAGGAGCTGACTTATTAGTCACCCAATTTGATAATAGTGTTGTTGAATCTGCTGGAATGCTGAAGATGGATTTCTTAGGTTTGAAGAACCTGACTATCATAAAAGATTGTTGTAAAATTATCAAGCATATTCACGATGTTGACATTGATCCAGACGAAATTCCTTTAGATGATGAGCTTACCTATCAGCTTTTTCAAAGAGGTGAAACCAACGGTATTTTTCAATTCGAATCACCTGGGATGCAGAAAAACCTCAAGCTATTAAAGCCTGATAAATTCGATGATTTAATTGCTATGAATGCTCTTTACAGACCCGGACCTATGGAGTACATTCCTAACTTCATTGCTCGTAAACATGGCAAAGAAGATATTGTTTATGATTTGCCTGAGATGTCCGGCATTCTAGCAGATACTTATGGTATTACAGTTTACCAAGAGCAAGTGATGTTACTTTCTCAGGAGTTAGCAGGTTTTTCTAAAGGTGATGCCGATGTTTTGCGTAAAGCAATGGGTAAAAAGATTTTCGCTTTACTTCAAAAGTTAAAACCTAAATTTTTAGATGGTTGTAAGGAAAGAGGACACGATACAGAAATAGCTGAGAAGATATGGGGTGATTGGGAAGCTTTTGCGGCCTATGCATTCAACAAGTCTCACTCAACATGCTACGCCTTAATAGCCTTTCAAACCGCCTATTTAAAAGCGCATTATCCTGCCGAATATATGGCTGCCTATCTTACTCACAACATGAATGACATCAAGAAGGTGACTTTCTATATGGAGGAATGTAAACGTATGGGAGTAAAGGTATTAGGTCCTGATGTAAATGAAAGTTTTTACAAGTTTGCAGTAAATAAAAATGGTGAAATCCGTTTTGGATTAGGAGCAATTAAAGGTGTAGGTGAGGGTGCAGTGGAAACCATTGTCAATGAACGTCAAGAGAATGGCAATTACCAATCCGTCTTTGACTTAGCTAAACGTATAGATTTAAGAGCTGCTAACAAACGTGCTTTTGAAAGTCTAGTTAATGCTGGAGGTTTTGATAGTTTTGGACACAAACGTTCTACCTACTTTTATGACGAAGGTAATGGCACTATTTTTTTAGAGAAAATAATGAAATACGGTCATAAATATCAAGAGAATTTAGATTCTGCTCAAGTTTCATTGTTTGGTGAAAGTTCAGAGGAAAATTTACTTGAGCCAAGTATCCCTGTTGTTGAACCTTGGAATTCTCTTGAGTTACTCAATAAAGAAAAGGAAGTTGTGGGTTTTTATATTTCAGGTCATCCCTTAGATGATTATAAATTGGAGATGGAAAGTTTCTGTAACTTCAATATTTCTGAGCTGCACGATTTGCAAAGTATCAAAGGAAAAGATATACATATTGCAGGTATGGTTTCTAAAATAGAACACCGTTTTACTAAAGGAGGTAAGCCTTTTGGTACACTTTCGATTGAAGACTACCATGACAATATTACTTTTTTCTTATTTGGTAACGATTACCCTGATTATAAAGCCTATATGACGGAAGGTTGGTTCTTGTATGCTCAATGCAGGGTACAGGAAAGAAAATGGGGTAATGGAGAGCTTGAAATGAAGTTGGTTAATGTGGAGTTACTTTCCGAGATAAAAGAGAAAGCTAAACGATCTGTCAATGTCTCTGTGTCTATTGACGATTTGACTAAGGATATGATAGATTCTATCATTTCTTTGTCAGAACAATTCCCAGGTAAACACAATCTAAAATTTATAGTGACTGATTTTGATGAAGGCTACAAAGTCCCTCTACGTTCTAAAAAGTTTAAAATTAACTTAGATGAAGCATTTATTTTACAGTTAAAACAAATTCCTTTCTTGGAAATTAAAATCAATTAA